A window of the Dyadobacter pollutisoli genome harbors these coding sequences:
- a CDS encoding sigma-54-dependent transcriptional regulator yields the protein MQLSEAKILIIDDDVDVLSAAKLLLKRHAKVVDIEKNPQKLPFLVTNGDYNLILLDMNFTRDVNSGREGFHWLDRILDINPAAKVIMITAYGDIEMAIRAIKAGAIDFVLKPWENDKLLATIAVALEGGKDKVAPIAEEKSKDDGKKSKSASDTIVATSEIMRQVLGTAERVAATDANVLVLGENGTGKTQLAKHIHQHSKRADKPFVVVDLGALSETLFESELFGHVKGAFTDAKEDRAGRFEEAKGGTIFLDEIGNLTLALQAKLLTVIQERRVTRVGSNKPIALDVRLICATNMNIEKMVTEKVFRQDLLYRINTIELDLPALRDRPEDIGALADYYLKQYAKKYNRPVNDISNALIKKMQQYNWPGNIRELQHAIERAVILSQEKTLQPDDLFLKSSAGQPTTATGFDLEDMEKTMIVKAMKRFNGNITDAARELGLSRAALYRRMEKYGL from the coding sequence ATGCAACTCTCCGAAGCCAAAATCCTGATCATAGACGATGATGTAGATGTGCTAAGCGCAGCCAAACTTTTGCTCAAAAGACATGCAAAAGTCGTCGACATTGAAAAAAACCCACAGAAATTACCTTTTCTGGTCACCAATGGTGATTACAACCTGATCCTGCTAGACATGAACTTCACCCGCGACGTGAATAGCGGACGGGAAGGTTTTCACTGGCTCGACCGTATCCTGGACATTAATCCCGCCGCGAAAGTGATCATGATCACCGCTTACGGCGACATTGAAATGGCGATCAGGGCGATCAAGGCAGGGGCTATTGATTTTGTATTAAAGCCCTGGGAAAATGATAAACTGCTCGCTACCATTGCAGTAGCACTCGAAGGCGGAAAAGATAAAGTCGCTCCCATAGCAGAAGAAAAATCAAAAGACGACGGTAAGAAAAGCAAGTCTGCCTCTGATACCATTGTTGCTACGAGTGAGATCATGCGCCAGGTACTCGGAACCGCTGAACGTGTTGCAGCTACCGATGCCAATGTGCTGGTACTCGGTGAAAATGGTACCGGTAAAACGCAGCTCGCCAAGCATATACACCAGCACTCCAAGCGTGCCGACAAACCTTTTGTGGTGGTCGACCTCGGTGCATTGAGCGAGACATTATTTGAAAGCGAGCTTTTTGGTCACGTGAAGGGCGCATTTACGGATGCAAAAGAAGACCGCGCCGGGAGATTTGAAGAAGCAAAAGGCGGAACCATATTCCTGGACGAGATCGGAAACCTTACATTGGCATTGCAAGCCAAGTTACTGACCGTTATCCAGGAACGCCGGGTAACCCGCGTGGGCTCCAACAAGCCCATTGCCCTGGATGTGCGCTTGATTTGCGCGACTAATATGAACATTGAGAAAATGGTGACGGAGAAAGTTTTTCGTCAGGATCTTTTGTACAGGATCAATACCATTGAGCTTGACCTGCCGGCACTACGCGACCGTCCCGAGGATATTGGTGCCCTGGCCGACTACTATTTGAAACAATACGCCAAAAAATACAACCGCCCGGTTAATGATATCAGCAATGCATTGATCAAAAAGATGCAGCAATATAACTGGCCCGGTAACATTCGCGAATTGCAGCACGCCATTGAACGCGCCGTAATTCTTTCGCAGGAAAAAACATTGCAGCCCGACGACCTTTTCCTGAAAAGTTCCGCCGGACAACCTACCACCGCCACCGGTTTTGACCTGGAAGACATGGAGAAGACCATGATCGTGAAGGCAATGAAACGCTTCAATGGCAACATTACCGATGCAGCGCGCGAACTTGGCCTGAGCCGGGCCGCACTTTACCGCCGAATGGAAAAGTACGGGCTGTAA
- the vapB gene encoding type II toxin-antitoxin system VapB family antitoxin produces the protein MTDLKLYTKLSGLPQHQKAEVSKFIDSLKPKSRVKSSKRVAGLAKGLIEIQDGFDDPILGFQDYI, from the coding sequence ATGACAGATCTGAAACTATACACCAAATTGTCCGGGTTACCCCAGCATCAAAAAGCTGAGGTGTCAAAATTCATTGATTCACTCAAACCTAAATCCCGGGTCAAATCAAGCAAAAGGGTTGCAGGGTTGGCAAAAGGACTTATTGAGATTCAGGATGGTTTTGATGATCCGATTTTAGGGTTCCAAGATTACATTTAA
- a CDS encoding efflux RND transporter periplasmic adaptor subunit — MDKIKPKKFWTTQRIGIIAGSTLLVAFLVYQFFFADKRSKLNVEQDKLTISTVKQGKFDEFIVVTGVVQPLKTIQLDAIVGGYVTEKLIEGGNMVKQGDVLLKLENQNLKLSFLQSETEASRLVNDLQNTRQSLRIARFNLQKTLSELDFQIDQARDAHERNTKLYKDKVIPDADYLKTKREFERLTKQRDIEVESQKYQEENSKMQITQLEGTLASTQKNVNLWRQTLENLSVKAPVSGLLSSMNVEVGSNINQGQNIGQIDDLNGFKMRVSVDEHYISRIFAGLQGSMEFNGKDYGLKIIKIYPEVLSGRFEVDMQFDKGAPELIKRGQSAPIRLQLGQPSQATLLPVGGFFSETGGNWVYVVGDGEKRASKRKITLGRKNPEYFEVLEGLQPGEKVITSSYENFGDNEVLEF, encoded by the coding sequence ATGGACAAAATTAAACCCAAGAAATTCTGGACTACCCAGCGGATCGGTATCATCGCCGGCAGCACCCTTTTGGTTGCTTTTCTGGTATATCAATTCTTTTTTGCCGATAAACGCAGCAAACTGAATGTAGAACAGGATAAACTGACAATCTCTACGGTGAAGCAAGGCAAGTTCGATGAGTTTATCGTGGTAACCGGTGTGGTTCAGCCATTGAAAACCATTCAGCTGGATGCGATCGTAGGAGGATATGTTACTGAAAAACTGATCGAAGGCGGTAACATGGTGAAACAGGGAGATGTGTTATTGAAACTGGAAAACCAAAACCTGAAACTGAGCTTCCTGCAATCAGAAACAGAAGCCAGCCGATTGGTTAACGATCTTCAAAATACGCGCCAGAGTCTTAGAATCGCACGATTTAATCTTCAAAAGACATTAAGTGAACTGGATTTTCAGATTGATCAGGCGAGAGATGCGCATGAGCGTAATACAAAACTATATAAGGACAAGGTCATCCCGGATGCAGATTATCTGAAAACAAAAAGGGAGTTTGAGCGCCTTACCAAGCAACGCGACATTGAAGTTGAATCTCAGAAATACCAGGAGGAAAACTCTAAAATGCAGATCACACAACTGGAAGGAACATTGGCCAGTACTCAGAAAAACGTAAATCTGTGGAGACAAACACTGGAAAACCTGTCTGTGAAAGCGCCTGTGTCCGGTTTGCTTTCTTCCATGAACGTGGAAGTGGGTTCTAACATCAACCAGGGCCAGAACATTGGCCAGATCGATGATTTGAATGGGTTCAAAATGCGCGTCAGCGTCGACGAGCACTACATTTCAAGGATTTTTGCAGGCTTGCAGGGCTCCATGGAATTCAATGGAAAAGACTACGGATTGAAAATTATCAAAATCTATCCTGAGGTACTGAGCGGTCGTTTTGAAGTAGATATGCAATTCGATAAAGGAGCTCCTGAATTGATCAAAAGAGGCCAGTCAGCACCGATCCGCCTGCAATTGGGACAACCTTCACAAGCGACATTGCTGCCTGTCGGTGGGTTCTTCTCCGAAACCGGTGGAAACTGGGTATATGTAGTAGGCGACGGCGAAAAACGCGCATCGAAACGCAAAATCACATTAGGTCGCAAAAATCCTGAATATTTCGAAGTACTGGAAGGTTTGCAACCAGGTGAAAAAGTAATCACCAGCTCATATGAGAACTTCGGGGATAATGAGGTGTTGGAATTCTAA
- a CDS encoding LEA type 2 family protein, with translation MRGNRFPKTVITLLVLISIVGAGWYFFKKYKGDNANPASGLKPRVEMGIGRISNITDSTIDLSLKLLVDNPLPFGLDIEDFSYLVKMNGVTIIENKHAELLRLEARDSTVVELPSQLKIKKLKAEGDSEAAKGEDSANYHFEGRFHLAKPFLGKDTIVLDMDKRLPLYRLPKVEIVDYDMTKFRLSKSQVVLKLKFSNQNPFPVQFEDPSYVVDLGKQKRLAEGSVKGTTKIKGKSHEIYDIPLAIDMGKILKATGQLIAKGKSLPFTLYFKSKLVSENEVFKNSDVNIIVNGELKDLETVQKNLSK, from the coding sequence ATGCGCGGCAACAGGTTTCCTAAAACTGTAATAACCCTTCTGGTCTTAATTTCGATTGTTGGTGCTGGCTGGTATTTTTTCAAAAAGTACAAAGGCGATAATGCAAATCCGGCGTCAGGACTGAAACCCAGGGTCGAGATGGGGATCGGGCGTATCAGCAACATTACCGACAGCACCATTGACCTGTCGTTGAAGTTACTGGTCGACAATCCGCTGCCCTTCGGACTGGATATTGAAGATTTTAGTTACCTGGTGAAAATGAACGGCGTGACCATTATAGAGAATAAACATGCCGAGCTGCTGAGACTGGAAGCAAGGGATAGCACTGTGGTGGAGCTTCCATCGCAGCTGAAAATTAAGAAGCTGAAAGCCGAGGGAGACTCGGAAGCTGCAAAAGGAGAGGATAGCGCCAATTATCATTTCGAAGGCCGGTTCCATCTGGCCAAGCCATTTCTGGGAAAAGATACCATTGTGCTGGACATGGACAAAAGGTTGCCGCTATACCGGCTTCCGAAAGTGGAAATTGTGGATTATGATATGACCAAATTCAGACTGTCGAAGTCTCAGGTGGTGCTAAAACTCAAATTTTCAAACCAAAATCCGTTTCCGGTACAGTTTGAAGATCCTTCTTATGTGGTGGATCTGGGCAAGCAGAAGCGGCTGGCGGAGGGAAGTGTGAAGGGTACTACCAAAATCAAAGGGAAAAGCCATGAAATTTACGACATACCATTAGCGATCGATATGGGTAAAATTTTGAAAGCGACAGGCCAGTTGATCGCCAAAGGCAAGTCGCTTCCATTTACATTATATTTCAAAAGTAAACTAGTTTCCGAGAATGAGGTGTTCAAAAACAGTGACGTCAATATCATCGTCAATGGTGAATTGAAGGACCTGGAAACGGTTCAGAAGAATTTATCGAAATAA
- a CDS encoding glycoside hydrolase family 127 protein codes for MTKYIPFFCLIFCCNSLFAQESKIVPVHLKNVKTSQGFWHDRLQSAQNVTIPHALQQCEESGRINNFAVAGGLKKGKFEGVRFNDSDVFKVVEGASYVLQNHYDPKLDHYLDSLITLFAAAQEPDGYLYTLRTINKDTTGSFDWIAGPYRYSFENGSHELYNVGHLYEAAVAHYEATGKKNLLNVAIKNADHLVKTIGPKPGQLVVVPGHEEIEIALIRLYRTTGKKEYLNLSRFFIDMRGRSDKRTLFLDEHKLGPSYFQDQVPFVRQREAVGHAVRAQYLYTAVADMLTLENNPQYETAIHAIWDDATHKKQYITGGVGAREDGEAFDKAYILPNDNAYAETCAAIANMLWNHKMYLSTGEAKYMDVFERVLYNGFLGGMSVNGDKYFYVNPMASNGVNDFKSGHGAERQSWFGTACCPTNVSRFLPSMPGYIYATRGNELVVNLFADNEANLTVGNVPVKLTQQTNYPWEGNIKITVYPEKPATFPLSIRIPGWATGEAIPGNLYTYQDKLSKPVTLLINGKKSDATIEKGYLKITRPWKKGDLVELTLDMPVRKVVSNENVKTNQGKVAIERGPVLYCAEGHDNGGKALSIRISGTQSFVPQYQKDMLGGINVLKTNEGNITLIPYYAWANRGANEMTIWFDAR; via the coding sequence ATGACCAAATATATTCCGTTCTTCTGCCTCATTTTTTGCTGTAACTCTTTATTTGCCCAGGAAAGTAAAATTGTCCCCGTACATTTAAAAAACGTCAAAACCAGTCAGGGTTTCTGGCACGACCGGCTCCAATCCGCTCAGAATGTGACCATTCCGCATGCGTTACAACAATGCGAGGAGTCCGGCCGGATTAATAACTTCGCGGTGGCGGGAGGACTCAAAAAAGGGAAATTCGAAGGCGTCCGTTTCAATGATTCGGACGTTTTCAAAGTAGTGGAGGGAGCCTCGTATGTGCTTCAAAATCATTACGATCCAAAGCTGGATCATTACCTGGACAGCCTGATCACCCTTTTTGCAGCAGCCCAGGAACCCGACGGCTACCTCTACACGCTCCGTACGATCAACAAAGACACGACCGGCTCCTTCGACTGGATCGCCGGCCCTTACCGGTATTCTTTCGAAAATGGCAGCCATGAGCTCTACAATGTGGGGCACCTTTATGAAGCAGCTGTTGCACACTACGAAGCTACCGGCAAAAAGAATTTATTGAATGTCGCCATCAAAAACGCGGACCATCTCGTCAAAACCATTGGCCCTAAACCAGGTCAATTGGTAGTGGTTCCAGGTCACGAAGAAATCGAAATTGCATTAATCAGACTTTACCGAACAACCGGCAAAAAAGAGTACCTCAATCTGTCCCGTTTTTTTATCGACATGCGTGGTCGCTCCGACAAACGCACCCTGTTTTTGGACGAACACAAGCTTGGCCCTTCCTATTTTCAGGACCAGGTACCGTTTGTTCGCCAGCGCGAGGCGGTCGGCCATGCGGTACGTGCGCAATACCTGTACACGGCCGTCGCTGATATGCTGACGCTCGAAAACAATCCCCAATACGAGACTGCCATTCACGCGATCTGGGATGATGCTACTCATAAAAAGCAATACATTACCGGCGGCGTGGGTGCGCGGGAAGACGGCGAGGCGTTTGACAAAGCTTACATCCTGCCCAATGACAATGCGTACGCGGAAACCTGTGCTGCCATTGCAAATATGCTTTGGAATCATAAAATGTACCTTTCCACGGGTGAAGCCAAGTATATGGATGTTTTTGAACGTGTGCTTTATAATGGCTTTTTAGGCGGAATGTCGGTCAATGGTGATAAGTATTTTTATGTTAATCCAATGGCTTCCAATGGTGTGAATGATTTCAAAAGTGGTCATGGCGCAGAGCGGCAGTCATGGTTCGGAACGGCCTGCTGCCCCACCAATGTATCGCGTTTCCTTCCTTCCATGCCGGGTTACATTTACGCGACGCGTGGTAACGAGCTCGTCGTGAACCTGTTCGCTGATAATGAGGCTAATCTGACAGTTGGCAATGTACCGGTCAAATTGACCCAGCAGACCAACTATCCATGGGAGGGAAATATCAAAATCACTGTTTACCCGGAAAAGCCAGCCACTTTTCCACTATCCATCCGCATTCCGGGTTGGGCTACCGGCGAGGCCATTCCCGGTAATTTGTACACTTATCAGGACAAACTTTCCAAGCCGGTCACATTATTGATCAATGGAAAGAAAAGCGATGCTACCATTGAAAAAGGCTATCTCAAAATTACCCGCCCCTGGAAAAAGGGTGACCTAGTAGAACTGACGCTCGATATGCCTGTTCGCAAAGTTGTGTCAAACGAAAATGTTAAAACGAATCAGGGTAAGGTCGCCATTGAGCGCGGCCCTGTACTTTACTGTGCGGAAGGGCACGACAATGGTGGCAAGGCACTTTCGATCCGCATTTCGGGAACACAGTCCTTTGTTCCGCAGTATCAAAAAGACATGCTCGGCGGTATCAATGTGCTTAAAACAAACGAAGGGAACATCACATTGATCCCCTATTACGCCTGGGCAAACCGCGGTGCGAATGAAATGACGATTTGGTTTGATGCCAGGTAA
- a CDS encoding ABC transporter ATP-binding protein, which translates to MIKINNLHKIFSTEEVETTALNGIDMDVRDGEFVAIMGPSGCGKSTLLNILGLLDNPSEGSYEFYGTEVAKMSERQRAQIRKGNIGFVFQSFNLIDELTVYENVELPLLYLKTPPAERKEKVEAALTRMNMMHRRNHFPQQLSGGQQQRTAIARAVVATPKTILADEPTGNLDSKNGEEVMNLLSQLNAAGTTILMVTHSPYDAGFAHRIVNLFDGKIVTEKVHV; encoded by the coding sequence ATGATTAAGATTAACAACCTGCATAAGATCTTTTCTACGGAAGAGGTAGAAACCACTGCCCTGAACGGGATAGACATGGATGTAAGAGACGGCGAGTTCGTCGCAATAATGGGTCCTTCCGGTTGCGGAAAATCCACATTGCTCAACATCCTCGGCCTGCTGGATAATCCAAGCGAAGGTTCCTACGAATTTTATGGCACGGAGGTAGCGAAAATGTCGGAACGTCAGCGGGCGCAAATCCGTAAAGGTAACATTGGTTTTGTGTTTCAGAGCTTTAACCTCATCGACGAACTAACTGTTTATGAAAACGTTGAGCTTCCACTGTTGTACCTGAAAACACCTCCTGCTGAACGCAAGGAAAAAGTAGAAGCAGCGCTTACCCGCATGAACATGATGCACCGCCGCAACCACTTTCCACAGCAGTTATCCGGGGGACAGCAGCAGCGTACGGCCATCGCACGGGCGGTAGTAGCTACACCCAAAACTATTCTCGCGGATGAGCCTACAGGTAACCTTGACTCTAAAAACGGAGAAGAAGTAATGAACCTGTTAAGCCAGTTGAATGCAGCGGGGACGACCATTCTGATGGTAACTCACTCACCATACGATGCAGGTTTCGCCCATAGGATCGTCAACCTGTTTGACGGAAAGATCGTGACCGAAAAGGTGCATGTTTAA
- a CDS encoding 2TM domain-containing protein has translation MEPLRNEFVWRKAKKRAAFVMHLRTYLIVNGGLWLIYLVSTFPFTGNDIFPWPVFPMIGWGIGLATHYFTAYGNLDEKQLAEREYEKLMRS, from the coding sequence ATGGAACCGCTACGCAATGAATTCGTTTGGAGAAAAGCTAAAAAACGAGCTGCTTTCGTCATGCACCTACGCACTTACCTGATCGTGAATGGAGGTTTGTGGCTGATTTACCTGGTTTCAACATTTCCATTCACAGGCAATGATATTTTCCCGTGGCCTGTGTTTCCAATGATTGGTTGGGGAATCGGACTGGCCACGCATTATTTCACAGCTTACGGAAACCTTGACGAAAAACAATTGGCTGAGCGTGAGTACGAGAAATTGATGCGTAGCTGA
- a CDS encoding YciE/YciF ferroxidase family protein: MKATKSKTATRQITDTDSEKLKELFIDGLKDIYWAEKNLTKALPKMAKNATSEELKSAFDMHTTETEEHVSRLEEIFGMVGEKAQAKKCAAMEGLIEEANEIISSTDKGTMVRDCGLIMAAQKVEHYEIASYGTLRNIARTLGHTDVADLLQQTLDQEGETDHKLTELAETYVNEEANAE, from the coding sequence ATGAAAGCGACCAAAAGCAAAACTGCCACCCGACAAATTACGGATACAGATAGTGAAAAACTGAAAGAACTATTTATAGACGGGCTTAAAGACATTTACTGGGCAGAAAAGAATCTGACAAAAGCATTGCCCAAAATGGCTAAAAACGCAACTTCCGAAGAATTGAAATCCGCTTTCGATATGCATACTACTGAAACAGAAGAACATGTAAGCAGATTGGAGGAGATTTTCGGGATGGTTGGTGAAAAAGCACAAGCAAAAAAATGTGCTGCTATGGAAGGACTGATTGAAGAAGCAAACGAGATCATCAGCAGTACTGATAAAGGAACTATGGTGCGCGACTGCGGACTGATTATGGCCGCCCAAAAAGTAGAACATTACGAAATTGCCTCTTATGGAACGCTGCGAAACATCGCCCGCACTCTCGGCCACACCGACGTTGCGGACCTGCTGCAACAAACACTTGACCAGGAAGGCGAAACGGATCATAAGCTGACCGAGCTGGCTGAAACGTATGTGAACGAGGAAGCAAACGCAGAGTAA
- a CDS encoding pyridoxamine 5'-phosphate oxidase family protein, which produces MEKDFEDREAIKKLKSLAEDIRFCMYTTYSDGKIESRPMTTLEIDTDGNVWFFTSRNTEIGDETNRREPVTLIYSDPKSNTYISVSGNAAIVESEARKEELWNPMSKAWFPEGKDDPNLVVLKVTTDEAAYWDSTSSKMVVFFSMIKAVLTGTTPEGGDHGKLNLVG; this is translated from the coding sequence ATGGAAAAGGATTTTGAAGACAGAGAAGCCATAAAAAAACTGAAATCATTGGCCGAAGACATCCGGTTTTGCATGTATACCACTTACAGCGACGGAAAAATAGAGTCCAGGCCGATGACTACGCTCGAAATAGATACTGACGGGAATGTATGGTTTTTTACCAGCCGGAATACGGAAATTGGTGATGAAACAAACCGCCGGGAGCCGGTAACGCTTATTTACTCCGACCCAAAGAGCAATACATATATTAGTGTTTCGGGAAACGCGGCCATTGTAGAAAGTGAAGCGAGAAAAGAAGAACTGTGGAACCCTATGTCGAAGGCGTGGTTCCCGGAAGGTAAGGACGACCCTAATCTGGTGGTACTGAAAGTGACCACCGATGAGGCGGCCTATTGGGACAGTACTTCGTCCAAGATGGTCGTATTTTTCTCTATGATCAAGGCTGTGCTGACCGGAACGACACCCGAGGGAGGCGATCATGGGAAGCTGAATCTGGTTGGATAG
- a CDS encoding TonB-dependent receptor: MKKFFFTLMAGAWCALAHAQQPTQTVKGRIVDTESQQPVIGANVIVTSVNPIMGAATDTEGNFRIENLAIGRHSFKITSVGYDDAFLQEINVGSGKEVELNVKLTESFRSLNEVVIKAQKENGAPLNDMVSVSGRSFTVDQTKRFAAAVNDPARMALSFAGVATNDDGSNQIIIRGNSPKGMLWRMEGVEIPNPNHFAQEGSSGGGISALSANVLGNSDFLTGAFPAEYGNATSGVFDLKLRKGNNEKREYALQAGILGLDFAAEGPIGPKGGASYLANYRYSTLSVLNKIGVNLNGDASIDFQDGAFKVYIPYDEKVVVTVWGMGGLSTSTVDDDDFKEKFKSNRGIIGVNYLRYINNRSYMENIVSYSATSQSGDFYDKDLKATYQQNFVNQALRLSSLYNYKVNARNTLRLGVIINHLDFNLFDRDNEDGPFQVNVDQKGNTQLFQGYAQWKSRLSPTVTVNGGVHGMLLGLNNQYSIEPRLGMKWSVAPKSTISFGAGLHSKTESISTYFAQVKVPDGKTDLLNKNLKLMKSAHLVLGYEFRPTSSWRILGETYYQHHYNVPIGPANTTTPFLLHNSQINEISGFVSDSLTSDGKGRSYGVELTVEKALTGGFYLMSTTSLYQSKYTGRDGIERDSRFNGQYVQNVLAGKEWKVGKNKTNIFAANVKLLASGGNRTTPIDLAKSRETGKTERDWTRSYSQQLPHYFRTDLRVSYTKNKKRTTSTISLDIQNVTNRLNAHDQHYDRKNDRVKLITQTGLLPILNYRLEF, from the coding sequence ATGAAAAAATTTTTCTTCACATTAATGGCCGGGGCGTGGTGCGCCCTGGCTCATGCTCAGCAACCTACGCAAACTGTCAAAGGCCGAATCGTCGACACTGAATCTCAGCAGCCTGTCATTGGCGCCAATGTTATCGTCACTTCCGTCAATCCGATAATGGGTGCTGCTACGGACACCGAAGGGAATTTTCGTATCGAAAATCTAGCGATCGGTCGTCATTCGTTCAAAATCACCAGCGTGGGTTACGACGATGCTTTTCTTCAGGAAATCAATGTTGGCTCAGGAAAGGAGGTGGAACTAAATGTTAAACTCACGGAATCATTTCGGTCATTGAATGAGGTGGTTATCAAAGCACAAAAGGAAAATGGCGCCCCACTCAATGATATGGTTAGTGTGAGTGGCCGCTCATTTACGGTGGACCAGACCAAGCGGTTCGCAGCCGCTGTCAATGATCCTGCCCGGATGGCTTTGTCATTTGCCGGCGTTGCTACCAATGATGACGGCAGTAACCAGATCATTATCCGCGGAAACAGTCCCAAAGGAATGCTGTGGAGGATGGAAGGAGTAGAGATTCCTAATCCGAACCATTTTGCCCAGGAAGGTTCCAGTGGAGGAGGGATAAGTGCGCTAAGTGCCAATGTGCTTGGTAATTCGGACTTTCTCACCGGTGCTTTCCCGGCGGAATATGGTAATGCGACTTCGGGTGTATTTGATTTAAAACTAAGGAAAGGAAACAATGAAAAGCGGGAATATGCATTGCAAGCCGGAATCCTTGGACTCGATTTCGCCGCGGAAGGTCCCATTGGCCCGAAAGGCGGAGCTTCTTATCTGGCTAACTATCGCTATTCTACCCTCTCTGTTCTTAATAAGATTGGGGTTAATCTCAACGGCGATGCTTCGATCGATTTTCAGGATGGTGCTTTTAAGGTATATATCCCTTACGACGAGAAAGTGGTGGTTACCGTCTGGGGAATGGGTGGATTGAGCACTTCAACAGTGGATGACGATGATTTTAAGGAGAAATTTAAGTCCAATCGCGGTATTATCGGAGTCAATTATTTGAGATATATCAACAACCGTTCTTACATGGAGAACATCGTTTCCTACTCAGCCACGAGCCAGAGCGGGGATTTCTATGACAAAGATCTGAAAGCGACATACCAGCAAAATTTCGTCAACCAGGCACTCCGGCTTTCCTCGCTCTATAACTACAAAGTGAATGCTAGAAATACTTTAAGGCTGGGTGTCATTATAAACCATCTTGATTTTAACCTGTTCGACAGGGACAATGAGGATGGGCCATTCCAGGTCAACGTTGACCAGAAAGGGAACACACAGCTGTTCCAGGGATATGCGCAGTGGAAGTCGCGTTTATCGCCTACCGTAACCGTGAATGGAGGCGTGCACGGAATGCTTTTGGGGCTGAACAATCAGTATTCCATTGAACCCAGACTTGGAATGAAATGGTCGGTTGCGCCGAAATCTACCATTAGTTTCGGGGCAGGTTTGCATAGTAAAACCGAGTCGATCTCTACCTATTTTGCTCAGGTGAAGGTACCGGATGGTAAGACTGATCTGCTCAATAAAAACCTCAAACTAATGAAATCGGCGCATTTGGTACTAGGCTATGAATTTCGACCGACTTCGAGCTGGCGCATTTTGGGTGAAACTTACTATCAGCATCATTATAATGTGCCGATCGGGCCTGCGAACACGACGACGCCTTTCCTGCTACACAATTCACAAATCAACGAGATCAGCGGTTTCGTCAGCGATTCGCTGACCAGCGACGGAAAAGGACGGAGCTATGGTGTGGAGCTGACCGTGGAGAAAGCATTGACCGGCGGTTTTTACCTGATGAGTACTACTTCGCTTTATCAGTCCAAATACACAGGACGTGATGGGATTGAGCGTGACAGCCGGTTTAATGGTCAGTATGTGCAGAATGTGCTGGCTGGGAAGGAATGGAAAGTCGGGAAAAACAAGACCAATATTTTCGCAGCAAATGTCAAGTTGCTGGCCTCAGGGGGTAACCGTACGACTCCGATTGATCTTGCGAAATCGAGAGAAACCGGTAAAACCGAGAGGGATTGGACGCGCAGCTACTCGCAACAATTGCCACATTACTTCCGCACCGATCTCCGGGTAAGCTATACCAAAAATAAGAAGCGCACTACTTCCACGATTTCCCTGGATATACAAAATGTGACCAATCGTTTGAATGCGCATGACCAGCACTATGACAGGAAAAATGACCGTGTGAAACTCATTACCCAAACCGGTTTGCTTCCAATCCTGAACTACCGCCTCGAATTCTAA